GGCCAGatttcatatattataaaaaattctctAACATTTACCATGTGCCAAGCCCTATATTTGGGTCCCAAATGAATGAGAAATAGCCTATAGACTAATAGTGCTCTAGTTCGGTTGGGGACATACACGACATTAAGGGGTGATCAATGCTTAACAAAAGACAGTGTGTGGGGGAACTGTAGGAGCTGATAGGAAGGGCCTGATCCTTCCAGGGATTTCAAAACAGGCCTCCTAATGGAGATGACATCTGAACTGGATCTTACAAGGTAAAAGTGATATTGggccaagagaaataaaaaaggtgTAGAAGAGGGAGGTGTTCCTAAAGATGAAAGAGCACAAAGAAAGGCAGGAGGGTGATAAGTATCTTGAGATATATCAAAAACAATTAGCAGGTATTACTGGAATGTGGGTAGTAGGAATAGAGTTGGGGAAGAAAGAGTCAATCTATGGGTCTATAACAACAGCACAAGACAAGGACTTGACTGGGAGGCTTAGAGAGCTGAGTCATTATGGCAAAAAGATGCCAATTTAGTCAATTCACTTAAAGTTTACTGGACTTCTGTTGGGGATAGTTTTTAACACAGGGCCTGGCATAAAGCACATGTTCATTCCAGGTCTTCAGGATAAAAGATATGTAGACAGTTGCTGGTCTAGAAGAGGAGTCAGACAAAGAGAGTACTTGTTCAGTGTGGTGAGTTCTAGTGTTCCGGGAGCTGGATGGAGAGCTCATTTATGGCTAGAGAAGGTGGGAAGGGTGACACTGGAAAGGCTTTGTGGGGGAGGAAGTCTTTGTGGTCCATATTGAAGTACATGCAGATATGATGCAGGATATTCGAGAATAAGGAAATTCCAGGAGAAATAACTTAGAGATAGGAAAGCAGAGAGCCTGACTGATAACAGTCACTGTCTGGAACACTGGAAATCTATAAGAGTTCAAGGAAAACAAGATATATAGGTACCGTTACTCATTCgctcaaaaacattaaataattctGGCTTTTACTAAGTACTTACCATGTGACAAGCACTGTTCTAAACACTTTACATGTATTAacccatttaattctcacaaaaccTTCATGAGGTAGAGAGTttccatttctattcattttcattGTGTCTATGTGGAAATTGAGACAAAAATATAGTTACTAGTCTAAAGTCATGTAAGTAGTATGttgggatttgtgtgtgtgtggggggggggctgttTCTATCTTCATGGTCATAACCAGTGGGTCTACTGTCTCTCTAAGCTAATAACGCAGACTCTCGGAACttctcttcagtgttctatattGGTCTGTGAATCAATTCTAGAACTTTCAGGTCTCTCAATGTTTACTTAGGCTGGGATTTTGCAGGAAAGGTACATGAGACACATCCACCATGAGTCCACAAATACCACAATCTCACAGGCAAATCATCTTCAAACTGCAAATCTTTATAATCTCTCTCAAATCCATTTTCCTTTATCCACTGCCACTTCTTTAATCTATTACAACataatttcttcttaatttccatttctctcttgTTCCACTTTAATTCTTTCTCCATACTGACCACTATAGGGATTTTTCTAAAAATCGGACAATATTGCTCCCTTGCTTAAACATCTTTTTCCCTATTATGTAGACTCTGGAGCAGTGGCCTCTACAGTAAGATATTCAAGAAGATATACAGGGCAAGGGAATTGAATACAGCATTTTTATGATTATTCTTAtcttaaaaataggaaattaagggactggggttgtggctcagtggtagagcgctcacctagcacatgtgaggagaTGGGTTAgagcctcagcactacataaaaataaataaatgaaataaagacattgtgttcaactacaactaattttaaaaaatagaaaattaagctTTACCCTTACTGATTTCAATATGCAGGCTcacaatgatatatatatatatatatatatatatatatatctcacaaataaatatacagaGATTGGAGATACATACTTAATCATCTGTACTGATTAGGTATGTTGAGTCCAAAGTTTATAGACCCCTGGTCTATAGAAGAGTTGAAGCTCCTTGGAATGATATGTAATGCCATTCACACAGTGATATTTATGCTCTGTCTTCTTCCCTACATGCATTTTCCTCTGGCTATTCCAAATCACTTTTGGTTCCCTCATTTTGTTGTTCTCTTACCTCTGAGACTTTGTTAATGCCTCTTCTGATTGGAATGCCCTTCTTCACCCCTTCTTCTGTATTACATCCTTTCACCTTCTAGTTTTAACTCAGGcatcctttcatttattctttcaactaATATTTATCAAGTACTTATTGTAGGCCAACACTGTTCTAAGTGTCGGGGATCCACTAGTAAACAAACCAACACAAAATCTTTACCCTCCTGGAGTTTATATTCTAGTAGAAGAGGATAGTtaagaaaacattagaaaaaggTATTAGAGTGGCAAGTACAGAGGTCATTGAGGTAACACATGAGCAAAGACTTGAAGAAGTTAAAGTAGTTAACTGGGCAGATATATAAGGGAAGGGTATCCCAGGCAGAGAGAAGGATATAAGGCAGGGAAGACCCTAACAGAGgagtattctttttatatttcaggaACAATAATAAGATGATTGGGGATGTTGTGTTGTAAGCAAGTAGGAAAAATACTGAGCATATAGAGGCAACAAGAGGCCAGATTGTGCAGGGTACTGTAGGGCATTGGAAGGATTGCAATTTTTACTCCAAGATCTTTTGGAAGGATCTGAGCAGAGGATAGACATATCTGACTCaaacatcatcaccatcattattattgttgttgttattattattattattattaggtaccagggattgatctcaggggtgcttaaccactgaaccacatccctatccctttttttaaaaaaatatttgatacagggtcttgctaatttgcttagtgtggctttgaacttgtgatccttctgccaaAGTCTTCTAAGCTGCTAGGATTGCAGAcctgcaccattgtgcctggcttgaCTCAAAATTTTAACAGAATTGCTCCGACTTCTATGTTGAGAATacacagaaaggagaaagagtgaAAGCAGGGAGACCAGTAAGGGGTTACTGTAATATCCCatgttagaaatgatggtagttCAAACTTGATAATAGCAATGGAGGTGATGAGAAGTGGTTGGATTTTGAAGGTACAGCCAATGGTATTTGCTGGCAGAGTGAATGTgggatgagaggaaaaaaaataaaggatcacTCTGAAATTTTTGGACTGAGCAACAGGAATTGCCATCAATTGAGATGAGAAAGGCTGAAAGCAGAACTAGTTTGTTGGAAAGTAGGATCATTAGTAGCTCAGTTGTACCCATATGAAATCAGATATACCTGTTTGATGTCCATATGGAGATGCAGAATACTACTCCTACTGGATACACAAGTCTAGAAAACAAGAAAGAGTTCTGGGCTGgacaggaaaatttcagaatcatCCACACAGAGTTGGTGTTTATAGCTGAGACTAGACAAGATTATCAAAGGTTTGAGCATAATAAAGGTTAAGGACAAAGCCCTGGTACACCCTAAGATACTTCTGATAGCTAGGTCAGATTTCCTTCTCTAGGTTCCCATTGCTCCTAGTAATGCCCCATACACtgtgccccagcctccctggacTGATGACATAATGGGGGTACTCTGTCATCCTCTTCACCACACTAGAGTTTCCAAAACAAATAGATCCACTTCTCAGTCCACACATATCCTGCACTTATGGAGTTGTCCAGGCCAAGACAGAATGATTTCAAATTGTATCAAAGGAGTGCTTTCCAAATCTTCTATTTATACAGCCCAGCCCCCAAATGGTAACATCACAGCTCACACTGGAGCAAACAGATTAAGCTACTTCTATCCCTGAAGAACCTCAAAAGGCTGAGGGGATCAATATCATGGTGTATCTGTACTGACACAGGATTTGGAAGACCAAGTCTAACcaattctttccttctcctctttatCACCTTCAGAGAACATGATGGTAGCCTGGACTGAAGTGGGGCTGCCCCTCCAGGATGTGTCTGTGGCTGCCTGCAACTTCTGTCACCGTCCTGTGCACTTTGAGCTCATGAGTGAATGGGAACGTTCCTATTTCGGGAACATGGGGCCCCAATATGTCACCACCTATGCTTAAGAAGCCAGTTCCATTGGATGCCCATGCCACCTGTACTTCATTTGGGGCGGGACCTCCTCTTGACCTCTGCTTTGTTATATGCCTCTAGCTTACTTGAATCTGAAAATAAAGAGCAAATTGCAGCATTTTCACCCTCTGTTGGACAGACAGCAGACAAATACACTATTCTGGAAAACCCTGGACAAGTGCCAGACCCAAAATGAAACCAAATATCACTTGTTATTCTGACCACCCCACTTCACTGACAAGGAAACCCAGatgtggaaagaggaaagaaatgccTCATATAAAATGGTTTTTCCAATGGTTTCAGCAAAAATCCAGGGATTGACTCTTCACTTGTAGGCCTGAAATCTGGGGCCCTATAAAGCTAGGAGATGGTAGATCCTCACTAAACTGCCTAGAATGAAAGAATAGTTCCCCAGAACTGCTTTCAGCAGTGCAGGGAACCACTACAGCCCAGCAttgctcttcttcctccccacTTCCATTATATTAGGCTACAAGCATCTGGCAAACCCAGTTCTGAGATGGCTTCTTTAACTCAACTTTCTGAGCACATCCAAAATTTTCACTCAATGTAGtacactgaattttttaaaaaacagactttattttgaacatatttcCCCGCAAGAAAAGAAGAGGTTTTTAAATCACAACTTTCTAGGGCAGCTGGTTCTCATGAACTTCTGACAGGAAGGTAGGAAGTGGGGTGAGTGACTGGGTCACAGCACTAAGGCACAAGAAGCTCACAAACAAGGACGTAGGCaggaagacagagggagagagaccttggaggaggaagaggaagttgAGGTAGAGGGAGGGACACCTTGGGGGAggaaaagaatgagaaggaagacaaagaagaaagaggaggcctggcatggtggtgcctgcctgtaatcccagtggctcaggaggctgaggcaggagaatcacaaattcaaagctagcctcagcaaaagtgaggtactaagcaatcagtgagaccctgtctttaaataaaatacaaaatagggctggggatgtggctcagtagttgagtgctcctgagttcaatccctggaacaccaccccccccccaaaaaaaaaagaagagaaggaagggaagcaaGGAGGCCTTAGGGAAGAAGGCAGCATAGAATGGGTGATCATGCCAGATATCCCTAGGTCTCCATGGGTTCAACTGGGCTTGCTCCAGAGAAAGAAGTTGCAGCGGGAGGAAGGGTCACTGGGAGGACCCCGGGGCCTGGCACACATGTAAAAGTGGCGGCCCAGGTTGGGTCCTGGCTTTTTTACAGTTCGCATCACACATGGTTCCCTGTGGCCACTGCAGGGGGGCATGGGTGAAGGTCCCCCAAGCACAGACTTCCAGAATGAGGTCCGtaactccttttcttccttactCTCTGAGTGCTTGGCCTGCCCTTCTACCTCTCTGGCTATCACCTCCTCTTCTAGTGTCTTTGGGGTTGTGAGGTTGTTCACCAGAGGCAAGCTAAGCAGCTCCAATTCAGGAGAAGTTTTGGAATGGCTGGAGGAGGGCTGGAAGTAGTTCATCAGGTTTGTCTGGCCTCTTCTGGAATTAGCCTGACTTGGCCGAGGCCTGGTTGAGCGCACACGGACTTTGTTTTGCTGCTTCTGTACCTGTGTTTGATTGCTGAGCCGCAGCGCTGACTTTTCCAACACAGGTTCTTGTTCACGAGGAACTAGGAAGCGGAGAATCTTGAGCTGGGTACCTGCAAACTCAGGGAGAAAGCGGGTGCACAGAGGAGGGCACTGTTTTGCAGGCACAGAGGACACATTCAAGGTGGCACCCACAGGGCAGTGGTCAGAGCCCATCACCTCAGGTAGCAGGAAGGAGTTCTGGAAGGTATCTATTACCAGGGTCCTATCCCCCAGCACATAGTCAAGCCTAGAACCATAGTTGAGATGTCGGGCACCACTAACCACGGACCAGCAGGTGAAGGCCCTCTCCTGCTTTGGTTGGAAATAGCGGTAGCTATCAATGAAGGGCCCTCCATGGGATCCAGCCTGGCACCCCAGGTTACTGAGTAAGCCGTCCATCCATTTGCGTCCTGGGTCCTCTTCAAAGCATTCCTAGATACCCAGAAATGGAAAATCTGGTTGTTCCAAAAAAAGACtactgctcaaggtcacacactTGAGAACTGGTAGAGTTgggatttgttttctaattttctgattTCCCCCCATACCATGGTACACTTACCTTGCACTGGTCCATAAATGTCAAATCTGAAAGTCTGTTGTTTTCTTAATCTAAACAATTCCCAGAAATGCTTtttgaaagaatggaaaataggaaaaatagttGCCTCTAGGGAGTAGTGGGGCAGAGATTAGGAGTTAAAGaatgttggcttttcctttaaacCCTCTGGCACTATTTGGTTTATCTTGTGTGGGTCAAAACTCTCACTGACCATCCCTTCCTCCTGAAGTCAGAGTCCATAGAGATCCATGTCTGACTACTTCCTTTGGCTCTGATCCCtgatctatccattcatctatctaaTCTACCCACTCACACATTCAATACAACAATGTTCACAGAATACTTATTTTGTCTCAGGCATGAAGCTAGGACAAAAGTAGATCTAGTCCTGGGGATGAAGGAGGCTTCCTTTTGGTAAATGACCTGGAGCTGAGATGTGAAAACCAAGTCGAAATAACCTAGGCAGAGAGGGCTCCAAGTTCTGAGAGCAGCCTCTATGATGGGCCTGTGAAGGGAAGATCAGATGGGGGACACCAGTAGAAGACAGCCACCATAGTCCATGCAAGCTAGAGATAATAGTCACTTGGACCAAGGTGGTGCTAAAGgaggcagaaaaaataaattgagatgaTTTGGAGGTAGAATCAATAGTACTAACTCACCAACTGAATGTAGGAAAGAAGGTAAAGAAGGACAGTAAGAGCATAGTTTCCAATAGGATAATAGTGCCATTTAGAGACAAGAAGATTAGAAGAACCATTCTGCTGGAAAGCAGACATGTTCTGCCATTTTGAATACTGCCTTTGTCGTCTGAGCTGGTAGTTCTCTTttcttggaagaaagaaagaaggaagtgcACTAGAAACATCTAGGATAGCCCTGAAATAAGTTGAGAAGGCATAAAGGTATACAATACTATCACAGGAAGTTGAAAGAACTGACTAAGTAAATTACTGTTGAAAAACAAAGCAGGGAGGAACTGAAGCCTTGTACTCCGTAATGTTTACCCCTGTACCCAccataccaccaccaccaccaccattctcTCATTACTTCAGTTCTGCTCATTTTCCCAGCTGAGAGCCATATCCACGTTTGTGTTTCTCTCCTGCAAACTAATAAGAGATTTTCCTAGAGCCCCTTTCTGAGCCAAGTACAGGGATGAGTAACTGTACCAGCACTGATGACCTCTGTGATATCATGATACATATATTTTGGTTTTCACCTCTGGGTCCTGGCTCATTAACTCACTTCTAAAGATGTCAACAGAAAGTAGAATTTCTCTTCCCCAAGGTAGGTCATAGAAACTGATCTTCTTAGCCTTCAGCTAGCCATTAAGGAATTCTATGACCTGTCTTTGTATAATAATAGGCCATAAGACCCTCATGCCAGAGGGGTCCTGCCTGAACCAGAAAGGAAGGAATGCTAAGAATCTGAATGTCAAGGCTTTGTTGAGTTTCCCCACCCTATCTTTTAGCAATCATGCCTATGCAATGAAGTCTTCATAAAACCCCAAAAGGACAGGGTTCAGAAAGCTTCTAGACAGTTGAACATGTGGAA
This window of the Urocitellus parryii isolate mUroPar1 chromosome X, mUroPar1.hap1, whole genome shotgun sequence genome carries:
- the Apex2 gene encoding DNA-(apurinic or apyrimidinic site) endonuclease 2, whose product is MLRIVSWNINGIRSPLQGVVCQETSNSTSMAMRRILDELDADIVCLQETKVTRDVLTEPLAIVEGYNSYFSFSRSRSGYSGVATFCKDSATPVAAEEGLSGLFATQNPDVGCYGNTDEFTQEELRALDSEGRAVLTQHKIRTWKGKERTLTLINVYCPHADPGKPERLTFKMRFYRLLQIRAEALLAAGSHVIILGDLNTAHRRIDHCDAVNLECFEEDPGRKWMDGLLSNLGCQAGSHGGPFIDSYRYFQPKQERAFTCWSVVSGARHLNYGSRLDYVLGDRTLVIDTFQNSFLLPEVMGSDHCPVGATLNVSSVPAKQCPPLCTRFLPEFAGTQLKILRFLVPREQEPVLEKSALRLSNQTQVQKQQNKVRVRSTRPRPSQANSRRGQTNLMNYFQPSSSHSKTSPELELLSLPLVNNLTTPKTLEEEVIAREVEGQAKHSESKEEKELRTSFWKSVLGGPSPMPPCSGHREPCVMRTVKKPGPNLGRHFYMCARPRGPPSDPSSRCNFFLWSKPS